Proteins encoded in a region of the Elizabethkingia bruuniana genome:
- a CDS encoding bifunctional YncE family protein/alkaline phosphatase family protein — MKRISVLTLGTCLLIVSQLVSAQDRITAELESHKVGLPNGWTLSPVGKQIELGDLPLNLVISHNKKFAAVSNNGQSTQTIDLIDLSSQQKIDSIEIPKSWYGLAFSSDDNTLYASGGHDNMIRTYNIKNGKLAPKDSIVLGKPWPNRIGIAGLAVDDRKQQQLYTVTREDKKLYVIDLKSKAVKSSFDLGAEGYACLLTPDAKQLYISVWGAEKILVWDVSLNKVTKEIAVGNHPNEMTFSKNGKWMFVANANDNSVSVINTKEGAVVETLNAALYPNAPSGSTSNGVALSEDGKTLYIANADNNSLAVFDVSNPGKSVSKGFIPVGWYPTNVKVVGKTILVTNGKGLSSKANPHGPNPTDQKEKVDRHSGDQSKPKEIQYIAGLFKGTLSFIPDPDPEHLAVYSRAVYKNTPYSKDKELLTEGEVGNPIPMRVGEASPIKYVFYVVKENRTYDQVLGDVKQGNGDPSLCLFGEKITPNQHKIVNEFVLLDNFYVDAEVSADGHNWSMGAYATDYLEKTWPSSYGGRGGTYGGEGERGIANNKGGFIWDNAKRHQVSYRTYGEFADKGKPNVKSLEGHVAPGYTSYDLSVADTTRFSQWKTDFDQLLKEGKMPQLTTIRFSNDHTEGMRGGKKTPYAHVADNDLAVGLFVDYISKSPIWKESAIFILEDDAQNGPDHVDAHRSPAYLISPYVKRKSVDHTMYSTSGMIRTIELILGMKPMTQYDAAATPMWRSFTSRPDYTTFDHLAANVDLNERNPTKGKLAILSDKYDWSKEDAVPDLVFNEILWQGLKGTSAPSPKRAAFLKVNNKNEDDDD; from the coding sequence ATGAAAAGAATAAGCGTCTTAACTCTCGGTACCTGTTTACTAATTGTCTCCCAATTGGTATCAGCTCAGGATAGAATTACTGCTGAGCTGGAAAGCCATAAGGTAGGGCTCCCCAACGGATGGACATTAAGTCCTGTAGGAAAGCAAATTGAACTGGGTGATCTCCCATTGAATTTGGTAATTAGTCATAATAAAAAATTTGCTGCAGTTAGCAATAACGGACAAAGTACACAGACTATAGACCTTATTGATCTGTCTTCACAACAAAAAATTGATAGTATAGAGATCCCTAAATCGTGGTATGGGTTGGCATTTTCTAGTGATGATAATACATTGTATGCTTCTGGTGGTCATGATAATATGATCAGGACTTACAACATTAAAAATGGAAAGCTTGCCCCAAAAGATTCTATTGTACTTGGAAAACCCTGGCCAAACCGGATCGGTATTGCAGGTTTAGCAGTTGATGATAGAAAACAACAACAGCTGTATACTGTTACACGCGAGGACAAAAAACTGTACGTTATAGATCTGAAAAGTAAAGCTGTAAAATCTAGTTTCGATCTTGGTGCCGAAGGCTATGCCTGTTTGCTGACTCCGGATGCGAAACAGCTTTATATCAGTGTGTGGGGCGCAGAAAAGATTCTGGTTTGGGATGTGTCTTTAAATAAAGTAACCAAAGAAATTGCGGTAGGCAATCACCCCAATGAAATGACTTTTAGCAAAAATGGCAAATGGATGTTTGTAGCGAACGCAAATGACAATTCAGTTTCTGTTATTAATACCAAAGAGGGAGCAGTTGTAGAAACATTGAATGCAGCATTATATCCCAATGCACCAAGTGGGTCAACAAGTAATGGTGTTGCTTTGTCTGAAGATGGTAAAACCTTATATATCGCAAATGCAGACAACAACTCTCTGGCTGTATTTGATGTAAGTAATCCCGGGAAATCTGTTTCAAAAGGTTTTATTCCGGTAGGCTGGTATCCTACAAATGTGAAGGTTGTGGGAAAAACAATTTTAGTTACCAATGGTAAAGGACTATCATCAAAGGCTAATCCACATGGACCCAATCCAACGGACCAGAAAGAAAAAGTAGATCGTCACTCGGGAGATCAGAGTAAGCCTAAAGAGATACAGTATATTGCGGGACTTTTTAAAGGAACTTTAAGTTTTATTCCAGATCCGGATCCGGAACATCTGGCAGTATACTCCCGTGCAGTGTACAAAAATACACCCTACTCAAAAGATAAAGAACTGCTTACTGAAGGGGAAGTGGGAAATCCTATTCCGATGAGGGTAGGAGAGGCATCACCTATTAAGTATGTTTTTTATGTTGTTAAAGAAAATCGTACCTATGATCAGGTGCTGGGTGATGTAAAGCAAGGGAATGGTGATCCTTCACTTTGTTTGTTTGGAGAGAAAATAACACCCAATCAGCATAAAATTGTAAATGAATTTGTGTTACTGGATAATTTCTATGTAGATGCAGAAGTTAGTGCAGACGGACACAACTGGAGTATGGGGGCATATGCTACCGATTATTTAGAAAAGACCTGGCCTTCAAGTTATGGTGGCAGAGGTGGTACATACGGCGGAGAAGGCGAGCGTGGAATAGCGAATAATAAAGGAGGCTTTATATGGGACAATGCCAAAAGACATCAGGTATCTTACCGTACTTATGGAGAATTTGCAGACAAAGGAAAACCAAATGTAAAGTCTTTGGAAGGTCATGTAGCACCAGGTTATACAAGTTATGATCTGAGTGTAGCTGATACCACGCGTTTTAGCCAATGGAAAACAGATTTCGACCAGCTGCTTAAAGAAGGTAAAATGCCGCAGTTAACGACAATCCGTTTTAGCAATGATCATACGGAGGGAATGCGTGGCGGCAAGAAAACACCTTATGCCCATGTTGCAGATAATGACCTCGCTGTAGGGCTATTTGTTGACTATATAAGTAAAAGTCCTATTTGGAAAGAATCAGCTATTTTTATTCTTGAGGATGATGCCCAAAATGGTCCCGATCATGTGGATGCACACCGTAGCCCTGCTTATCTTATAAGTCCGTATGTGAAAAGAAAGTCTGTAGACCATACCATGTATTCTACATCAGGTATGATCCGGACTATAGAACTCATCTTAGGTATGAAACCGATGACGCAGTATGATGCGGCAGCTACTCCTATGTGGAGATCATTTACAAGTCGGCCTGATTATACAACATTTGACCATCTTGCGGCAAATGTGGATTTGAATGAAAGAAATCCGACAAAAGGAAAGTTAGCAATACTAAGTGATAAATATGATTGGTCCAAAGAAGATGCCGTTCCTGATTTGGTATTCAATGAAATCCTCTGGCAAGGTCTAAAAGGAACCTCGGCACCATCGCCTAAAAGAGCAGCTTTTCTAAAAGTAAATAATAAAAATGAGGATGACGATGACTAA
- a CDS encoding response regulator transcription factor, translating to MKILIIEDEIALSKSIVTYLKQENYLCEIATNFNTAIEKVDSYDYDCILLDISLPDGNGLSILKILKENNKTDGVIIISAKDSIDDKIAGLTLGADDYIPKPFHLSELSARIAAVIRRRRFNGGNILVFHEITIDTLAKTVTANHQTIDLTRKEYDLLLYFTINKNRVLSKTAIAEHLSGENADVYDNYDFIYAHIKNMKKKLAAAGCNDYLKSVYGMGYKFEY from the coding sequence ATGAAAATACTCATCATTGAGGACGAAATTGCATTGAGTAAAAGTATTGTCACTTACTTAAAGCAGGAAAATTACCTTTGTGAAATAGCTACAAATTTCAATACTGCAATTGAGAAAGTAGACTCATATGATTATGACTGTATTCTTCTTGATATTTCATTACCCGACGGTAATGGGTTGAGTATTTTAAAAATCTTAAAAGAAAACAACAAAACCGATGGTGTAATTATTATCTCTGCAAAAGATTCCATTGATGATAAAATAGCCGGATTAACGCTGGGTGCTGATGACTATATTCCAAAACCTTTTCATCTATCAGAACTCAGTGCACGTATAGCTGCTGTGATACGCCGCAGACGGTTTAATGGCGGTAATATTCTGGTATTCCATGAAATTACCATCGACACACTGGCTAAAACGGTTACAGCTAACCATCAGACTATTGACCTTACCCGAAAAGAATACGATTTACTGCTTTATTTTACGATTAATAAGAACAGAGTTCTCTCTAAAACAGCAATTGCTGAGCACCTCTCCGGGGAGAATGCAGATGTCTATGACAACTATGATTTTATATATGCCCATATTAAAAACATGAAAAAAAAGCTCGCAGCAGCCGGCTGTAATGACTATCTAAAATCTGTTTACGGAATGGGTTATAAATTTGAGTACTAA
- the ccoG gene encoding cytochrome c oxidase accessory protein CcoG: protein MNTQFQAPVDLQEESFRNEVGTMDKTGKRKWVFPRKPKGKFTNYRNYTSYALLAIFFILPFLKINNNPFFLFNILDRHFFIFGQPFYLQDFFILAIGAVTSVIFVMLFSIVFGRIFCGWLCPQTIFMEMIFRKIEYWIEGDRNKQMKLDKQGWNAEKIRKRLLKWSVFLLIAVIITHFMFMYIVGYEEVFKIMQEGPAAHPVNFIVMIVFTGLFYFVFSWLREQVCTLICPYGRLQGVLIDKQTINVYYDYKRGENRSKWRNNEDRKALGKGDCIDCNQCVVVCPTGIDIRNGQQLECINCTACIDACDEIMEKVGLPKGLVRYATEQEIEAGTKFKFTPRMKATTVALSLLVGLVGYLMYDRGSMEAKFLKVPGTTFQITDGKINNLYTYTFLNKENSKKLITIKVLNPANATITYYGPVKIVLKENEIIKGNISIAFPEKEMRLSKQNITIGIFDEKGKMITSYNTTFEGPFKFAL, encoded by the coding sequence ATGAATACTCAATTCCAGGCACCTGTAGATCTTCAGGAAGAAAGTTTCCGTAACGAAGTCGGAACAATGGATAAAACCGGTAAAAGAAAATGGGTTTTTCCCAGAAAGCCAAAAGGAAAATTTACCAATTACCGGAATTATACCAGCTATGCACTGTTAGCTATATTTTTCATACTTCCTTTTCTGAAAATCAATAATAATCCGTTCTTTCTATTCAACATCCTGGACAGACACTTCTTTATTTTCGGACAGCCTTTCTATCTTCAGGATTTCTTTATCCTGGCTATTGGAGCAGTAACCTCCGTAATATTCGTGATGTTGTTCAGTATCGTATTCGGGAGAATTTTTTGTGGCTGGCTTTGTCCACAGACTATCTTTATGGAAATGATCTTCCGTAAAATAGAATACTGGATTGAGGGAGACCGTAACAAACAGATGAAACTGGATAAACAGGGATGGAATGCCGAAAAAATAAGAAAACGTCTTCTGAAATGGTCTGTGTTTTTACTTATCGCAGTTATCATTACACATTTTATGTTTATGTACATCGTTGGTTATGAAGAAGTTTTTAAAATTATGCAGGAAGGTCCGGCAGCCCATCCTGTAAACTTTATCGTAATGATTGTATTTACAGGGCTGTTTTATTTTGTTTTTTCATGGCTTAGAGAGCAGGTCTGTACCCTGATATGTCCATACGGAAGATTACAGGGGGTACTTATTGACAAACAGACTATTAATGTTTATTATGACTACAAAAGGGGTGAAAATCGTTCGAAATGGAGGAATAATGAAGACCGGAAAGCTCTGGGAAAAGGAGATTGTATAGACTGTAACCAATGTGTAGTTGTATGCCCTACAGGGATTGATATCAGAAACGGACAACAACTGGAATGCATTAACTGTACAGCATGTATCGATGCCTGCGACGAAATCATGGAAAAGGTAGGCTTACCGAAGGGATTGGTACGCTATGCTACTGAACAGGAAATAGAAGCCGGTACAAAGTTTAAATTTACACCAAGGATGAAGGCTACTACTGTTGCATTGTCTTTATTAGTAGGTCTAGTAGGTTACCTGATGTACGACAGAGGAAGCATGGAAGCCAAGTTCCTGAAAGTTCCGGGAACTACGTTCCAGATAACTGATGGAAAAATTAATAACCTTTATACTTATACCTTCCTGAATAAGGAAAACTCTAAAAAGCTTATCACAATTAAGGTATTGAACCCGGCCAATGCAACTATTACCTATTATGGCCCTGTAAAAATAGTATTGAAAGAAAATGAAATTATAAAGGGGAATATCAGTATAGCCTTCCCGGAAAAAGAAATGCGACTAAGTAAGCAAAATATTACAATAGGCATCTTTGATGAAAAAGGAAAAATGATTACCTCTTACAATACAACTTTCGAAGGTCCTTTCAAATTTGCTTTATAA
- a CDS encoding TolC family protein, translated as MDTINKYPAWWFLALIALSLCFSVKAQTGHALPYFIKTAQANSPLLNDYNNQVTSNKIDSLKLKATYGFIVTGEATAGYSPNIKGWGYDNALTNGQSLFAGVRVVKEFISRNNLNTRLKAYDANIGQILAQKNLSIQTLNKQITDQYIATYTSQQHYELSQEIISLLNQEDIILKKLTQSSVFKQTDYLTFKVTLQQNELTLQQQQAEWQSNYALLNYLCGIVDTQFPTLEAPDITKALSPVDFRKSVYTQSFKADSLKIANDSEIIKYNYKPKITAFSDGGYQTSFAQTSYKNFGLGIGMGVSIPLYDGHQKKMLLQQNQLALQTRQKYLEQTERQYQQQIFQIQNQMDQYYNMIKTANQQINYARTLVEANAKQLPTGDVRMVDFILSINNLLSLKGNVIQYKSTLFNLQNQMQYLIIQ; from the coding sequence ATGGACACTATTAATAAATATCCCGCTTGGTGGTTTTTGGCCCTTATTGCTTTATCACTCTGTTTTTCTGTAAAAGCACAAACGGGGCATGCACTACCCTATTTCATTAAAACGGCACAGGCAAATAGCCCCTTGCTCAATGATTACAACAATCAGGTAACTTCCAATAAAATCGACAGTCTGAAATTAAAAGCTACTTATGGTTTTATTGTTACCGGAGAAGCCACCGCAGGTTATTCGCCTAATATTAAAGGATGGGGATATGACAATGCTCTAACCAATGGGCAATCCCTTTTTGCAGGTGTAAGAGTTGTAAAAGAATTTATAAGCCGGAATAACCTTAACACAAGATTAAAAGCCTATGATGCAAACATTGGGCAAATTTTAGCACAAAAAAATCTGAGCATCCAGACACTCAATAAACAGATTACAGATCAATATATAGCTACTTATACCAGTCAGCAACACTATGAATTAAGTCAGGAAATAATAAGCCTGCTCAATCAGGAAGATATAATTCTGAAAAAACTAACCCAAAGTTCTGTTTTTAAACAAACAGATTACCTCACTTTTAAGGTTACTTTACAGCAAAATGAGCTTACCTTACAACAGCAACAAGCCGAATGGCAAAGCAATTATGCACTACTCAATTATCTATGTGGTATTGTAGATACTCAATTTCCAACTTTAGAAGCTCCTGATATTACTAAAGCACTCTCTCCTGTTGATTTTAGAAAAAGTGTATATACTCAATCTTTTAAAGCCGACAGCCTGAAAATTGCCAATGACAGTGAAATTATAAAATACAACTATAAACCAAAAATCACTGCATTTTCCGATGGAGGATATCAGACCTCATTTGCCCAAACCTCTTATAAAAATTTTGGTTTAGGAATTGGCATGGGAGTCTCCATTCCCCTATATGATGGCCATCAGAAGAAAATGCTCCTGCAACAAAACCAACTGGCTTTACAGACACGTCAAAAATATCTGGAACAAACAGAAAGACAGTACCAACAGCAAATCTTTCAGATTCAGAATCAAATGGATCAATACTATAACATGATAAAAACTGCCAATCAACAGATTAATTATGCAAGAACTCTGGTGGAAGCTAATGCCAAGCAATTACCTACAGGGGATGTACGCATGGTAGATTTTATTTTATCCATCAATAATTTACTCAGCCTTAAAGGCAATGTCATACAGTATAAGTCAACTTTATTCAATCTGCAGAACCAAATGCAGTATTTAATCATCCAATAG
- a CDS encoding sensor histidine kinase, translating to MKLISYISRRYIIYAILILLIAIPAFYFSLRYLMLKSLDENISHQKAWIEKQLKTTIPDNFISFENSIIVRPSNNPKVFDSLYNQPVFIPDDNETVMHRISVSNTIVNGKPYEIRIQKSMIEDEDLLNSILVLQLVLVIVLLAGLIAINFQLSKKLWKPFNDIVHKLSLYRVDSNDDYQFIPTNIEEFKNLGNSIKDLIKRNQKLYRTQKEFTENASHELQTPIAVMQSNLELLMQTSPISQEQADLIEEISVAGNKMQRLNRTLLLLTKIENNQFPDTEKLKINTSIQKLLSQYEEPAAQKDIQWEIHIENEIEIIANPILIDILIGNILSNAIRHSENAGKVLVRTSHQKLVIANYGNSELNQTDLFQRFKKQSENTNSIGLGLEMSKKICDLYHYDIQYQFINDMHLFSINFN from the coding sequence ATGAAATTAATCAGCTACATATCGCGCCGTTATATCATATATGCTATTCTTATTCTGTTAATAGCTATTCCTGCATTTTATTTCTCCTTACGGTACCTGATGCTGAAGAGTCTGGATGAAAATATAAGTCATCAGAAAGCATGGATTGAAAAGCAGTTAAAAACGACAATACCTGACAATTTTATTTCCTTTGAAAACAGCATTATTGTCCGTCCGTCTAATAATCCCAAAGTTTTTGATTCCTTATACAATCAACCAGTTTTTATACCCGATGATAACGAAACAGTGATGCATCGGATTTCTGTATCGAATACAATTGTAAATGGAAAACCGTACGAAATACGGATTCAGAAATCTATGATAGAGGATGAAGACCTCCTCAACAGCATACTGGTACTTCAATTAGTATTGGTTATTGTATTATTGGCCGGCCTGATCGCTATTAATTTCCAGCTCTCTAAAAAATTATGGAAACCTTTCAATGATATTGTTCATAAATTAAGTCTTTACAGAGTCGACAGCAACGACGATTATCAGTTTATACCCACCAATATAGAAGAGTTTAAAAATTTAGGAAACTCCATTAAAGATCTCATCAAACGTAATCAGAAGCTTTACAGAACACAAAAAGAATTCACGGAAAATGCCTCTCACGAATTGCAAACTCCGATAGCTGTAATGCAAAGCAATCTGGAACTGCTGATGCAGACTTCTCCAATTTCTCAGGAGCAAGCTGACCTGATAGAAGAAATTTCTGTTGCCGGAAACAAAATGCAGCGCCTCAACCGTACGCTATTATTACTGACTAAAATTGAAAACAATCAGTTTCCGGATACCGAGAAATTAAAAATCAATACCAGTATTCAAAAACTTCTGAGCCAATATGAAGAGCCGGCTGCACAAAAAGATATACAATGGGAAATCCATATAGAAAATGAAATTGAAATCATTGCCAATCCTATTCTCATCGATATTTTAATTGGCAATATTTTGTCCAATGCCATAAGACACTCCGAAAATGCAGGAAAAGTTTTGGTAAGAACATCCCACCAAAAGCTTGTTATTGCCAATTATGGGAATAGTGAACTCAATCAAACGGATTTGTTCCAACGTTTTAAAAAACAATCTGAAAACACCAATAGTATTGGATTAGGGCTTGAAATGAGTAAAAAAATATGTGACTTGTATCATTACGACATTCAATACCAGTTTATTAATGATATGCACTTATTTAGTATTAATTTTAATTAA
- a CDS encoding efflux RND transporter periplasmic adaptor subunit, protein MKKFLYLILVISSVLSCKKNDATTTEEAKTEAKSKTEVVIAYPSDTIHLDNNVTLNATATYLLKSDAKANSTGYITSMTVRLGDRITRGSVLFGLQTKEARALGNTINKLDKSFRFNGTTTVVSPATGYVVMLNHQIGDYVQDGEILATITDASSFGFIVDVPYEYLQLIKDKSALLIKLPDGSSLPATIAKVMPSVDAISQTVKVLLKVPHSDNIPENLIGTVSFSKSTAYGLAVPKMAVLSDETQSSFWVMKMLGDTTAVKVPIVKGAETDKYIQIVSGNLSTKDRVITSGNFGLSDTATVKIKKQ, encoded by the coding sequence ATGAAAAAGTTTTTATACCTCATATTAGTTATTTCTTCCGTACTGAGTTGCAAAAAAAATGATGCAACCACTACTGAAGAAGCAAAAACGGAAGCAAAATCTAAAACAGAAGTGGTTATTGCTTATCCATCCGATACCATCCATCTCGATAACAATGTAACCTTGAATGCAACAGCAACTTATCTGTTAAAATCGGATGCAAAGGCCAATAGTACCGGCTATATCACAAGTATGACGGTAAGACTTGGTGATCGAATAACCCGGGGCTCTGTACTTTTTGGATTGCAAACCAAAGAAGCCAGGGCTTTAGGCAATACCATTAACAAACTGGATAAATCTTTTAGATTTAATGGAACAACAACTGTCGTTAGCCCCGCAACAGGATATGTCGTCATGTTAAACCATCAGATCGGTGATTATGTACAGGATGGAGAAATTCTGGCAACAATTACCGATGCTTCCAGCTTCGGCTTTATAGTAGATGTGCCCTATGAATATCTGCAGCTGATAAAAGATAAAAGCGCCCTATTAATAAAATTACCTGATGGCAGCAGCCTGCCTGCTACAATTGCTAAAGTAATGCCTTCAGTAGATGCTATATCCCAAACAGTAAAGGTTCTTTTAAAGGTTCCTCACAGTGATAATATTCCGGAAAATTTAATTGGTACAGTCAGCTTTTCCAAATCAACAGCCTACGGATTAGCCGTACCTAAAATGGCTGTGTTGAGTGATGAAACACAATCTTCTTTTTGGGTAATGAAAATGCTTGGTGATACAACTGCTGTAAAAGTACCAATTGTAAAAGGAGCAGAAACCGATAAATATATCCAAATAGTATCGGGGAATCTCTCAACAAAAGACAGGGTTATTACATCCGGAAACTTTGGATTGAGTGATACTGCAACTGTAAAAATAAAAAAACAGTAA
- a CDS encoding AraC family transcriptional regulator, which yields MDSISVLHMGLFQENNASSGFYFNTMKGHLKSSHKHIEKPHRHDFYVTVLFTQGSGVHEIDFQSYDVQAGSLFFLSPGQIHSWELSDDTDGYIFFFSKEYYNMHYVNQKLKNFPFFASVSFPRKLQLDDQNLQKINFLFTEIQEESLQKNLMQKESILALITRIYIQSIRLFSKDQQLLNSGSVFSYIRHYQEFESLLEEHFLVQKSSSYYADLLGITAKHLNRITQTVVQKKASDIITERVILEAKRMLIYLNESLTDIAFKLGFEEYSYFSRVFSKNTGETPSHFVLRHKS from the coding sequence ATGGATTCTATCTCTGTACTTCACATGGGCCTCTTTCAGGAGAATAATGCGTCTTCTGGTTTTTATTTTAATACCATGAAGGGACATTTGAAGAGTAGTCATAAACATATTGAAAAACCCCATCGTCATGACTTTTATGTAACTGTACTATTTACACAGGGAAGCGGAGTTCACGAAATAGATTTTCAGAGCTATGATGTACAGGCAGGTAGCCTATTCTTTTTGTCACCTGGCCAGATACACAGTTGGGAGCTTTCTGATGATACGGATGGTTATATCTTCTTTTTTTCTAAGGAATATTATAATATGCATTATGTAAATCAGAAGCTGAAAAACTTTCCATTTTTTGCCTCGGTATCTTTCCCCAGAAAACTTCAGCTGGATGATCAGAATCTACAAAAGATTAATTTCTTGTTTACAGAAATTCAAGAGGAAAGTTTACAGAAAAATCTGATGCAGAAAGAGAGTATTCTGGCTCTTATTACGAGAATCTATATTCAGTCAATTAGATTGTTTTCAAAAGATCAGCAACTACTGAACTCAGGTAGTGTTTTTTCATATATTCGCCATTATCAGGAATTTGAATCGCTTTTAGAAGAACATTTCCTGGTGCAGAAGTCCAGCTCTTATTATGCAGATTTGTTGGGAATTACGGCGAAGCATCTTAACCGTATCACTCAGACTGTGGTACAAAAAAAGGCTTCCGATATTATTACCGAAAGGGTAATACTGGAAGCCAAGAGAATGTTGATTTATCTGAACGAAAGCCTTACAGATATTGCTTTTAAACTGGGTTTTGAAGAGTACTCCTATTTCTCAAGAGTATTTAGTAAAAATACAGGGGAGACTCCTTCGCATTTCGTTCTGAGACATAAATCATAG